Part of the Edaphobacter lichenicola genome, TAGATTCTCCCAAACTTGGCACTTTAGTTTCACTCCATTCGCTACACTTGATACAGAGATCAAAAACAAACAAGCCCCGCAGGGATAGACTCCTCCGGGGTTAGAGCAATTTCCCTGTGGGTACAGGTGAGTCGATGCGCTGCGATAAATCCTCCACTCCCCCGGTAACAGGGAAATTGCTCTAACTTGTTGATAACAAGGATTCTGCACGCAACCCCTTTGTTATCTAATTTTTGCAGACCATGACCATCTGTAGGTTGTTGAATACAGGTGTTTTAGCCCCCGGTAATATGGGGGGGAGGGGGGACCCCTCTCCACCTGAAGATAGGGAGAAAGGAGAAGCCGTAGTACCGACAGCTAAGCCGAGGCCGGAACCTTCCCCGCCAGTTGCCGCAGCACGTACTGCAGGATCCCGCCGTTCTGGTAGTACAGAATCTCCTGTGGCGTATCGATGCGCACCGTAGCCGAGAACTCGATTGTCTTCCCCAGATCGGACTCCGCGAACACCGTCACCACCTTGCCATCGGAGAACTTGCCATCGAGCATCGCCTTCAACAGACCCGGCGCATCCCCGATCGCAAACAACTCCTCGCCGGTCAAATGCAGCGACTCGACGTTCTGGCCCGGCAGGAACTGCAGCGGCAGAATCCCCATCCCGACCAGGTTCGACCGGTGAATCCGCTCATAGCTCTCGGCGATCACAAACTTGATCCCCAGCAATCGCGGCCCCTTCGCCGCCCAGTCGCGCGAAGACCCCGAGCCGTACTCCTTGCCCGCAAGAATCGCCAGCGGTGTTCCGCGCTTCGCATACTCCACGCTCGCATCGTAGATCGACATTGGCACATCCTCCGGCAGCAGCCGCGTCACACCGCCCTCGGTCCCCGGAGCCAGCTTGTTCCGCAGCCGAACATTCGCAAACGTGCCGCGCACCATCACCTCGTGGTTGCCGCGCCGCGACCCATAGCTGTTGAAGTCCGAGGGCTTTACCCCATGCTCGGTCAGGTACTTCCCAGCAGGCCCATTCAGCTTGATCGAACCTGCCGGCGAGATGTGGTCGGTCGTCACCGAATCGCCCAGCACCGCCAGCACGCGAGCCCCATGGATATCTCCAACCGGAGCAGGCGCAGCCGGCATTCCATCGAAGTAGGGAGCCTTGCGAATATAGGTCGAATCCGGCTCCCACCCATACGTCTCGCCATCCGGAAACTTCAGGCTCTTCCAGTTGTTGTCGCCCTCCGAAACCGTGGAGTACTGCCGACGGAACATCTCCGAATCGATCGACGAGTTCACCACCGCCGAGACCTCTGCCTGCGTAGGCCAGATGTCGCGCAGGAAGACAGGCTTTCCATCCAGATCGCGGCCCAGTGCCTCCGTCTCGAAGTTGTGCGCGATATGCCCGGCCAGCGCATAGGCCACCACCAGCGGAGGACTCATCAGGTAGTTCGCCCTCACCTCCGGCGAAATTCTCCCCTCGAAGTTTCGATTCCCCGAAAGCACCGACACCGCGACCAGACCATGATCCTCGATCGACTTCGAAACATCGGTCGGCAGCGGTCCGGAGTTTCCAATGCAGGTCGTGCATCCATATCCCACCACCTGAAACCGCAGCTGATCGAGATAAGGCATCAACCCAGCCTTCACGTAGTAGTCCGTCACCACGCGCGAACCCGGAGCCAGCGAGGTCTTCACCCATGGCGGGGTGCTCAGCCCCTTCTCCACGGCCTTCTTCGCAAGTAAGCCCGCAGCCATCATTACGTAAGGATTCGAAGTATTCGTGCAGGAGGTGATAGCCGCAATCACAATCGATCCGTGATCGAGATACTGATCCGGATCCACGCCAAACCTGCTCCGAATCGACACATGCGGAGCCTCCAGCTGCGGGATGGTCTCATCGCTGATCGTAATCACCGGCACCACCGGAGCCTCCACCACTGGAGCCGAAGCTCCGACGCTGCTGCTCAGATCGCCCGACTCCGAAGCCGTCCCACCCTCACCCTCCCACCGCACCATCTGTCGAATCACATGCTTGTTTCCATTCGGCCCCAGCAGCCCAGGCAACTGCTCCTTGAAGCTTGCACCCGCCTGCGACAGCGCAACCCGATCCTGCGGCCGCTTCGGCCCCGCAACACTGGACTCGACCGTCGCAAGGTCCAGCGCAATCGTCGCCGAGTACACCGCCTCCTTTGCGTCCGCCGTATGAAACAGGCCCTGCTCGCGGTAGTAAGCCTCGACCAGAGCAATCTGCTCCTCGCTGCGCCCAGTAAGCCGGAGATACCTGAGCGTCTCCGCATCCACCGGGAAGATCCCGCAGGTAGCCCCATACTCCGGGGCCATGTTCGCAATCGTCGCGCGATCAGCCAGCGGCAGCTCCGCGATACCAGAACCATAGAACTCCACAAACTTACCGACCACGCCAAGCTTCCGCAGCATCTCGGTCACGGTCAGCACCAGGTCGGTAGCGGTCGTGCCTTCCTTCAACTTGCCCGTCAGCTTGAACCCAACCACCTGCGGCACCAGCATGCTCACCGGCTGTCCCAGCATCGCGGCCTCTGCCTCAATTCCACCCACACCCCAACCCAGCACACCCAGCCCATTCACCATCGTCGTGTGCGAATCAGTCCCCACCAGCGTATCCGGATAAGCAAAGATCTTCCCCTGTGCATCCGGCGTCGTCGTAAACACCACCCGCGCCAGATACTCCAGGTTCACCTGATGACAGATCCCCATTCCAGGCGGTACAGCTGAAAAATTATCGAACGCCGTCTGCCCCCACTTCAAAAACGCATACCGTTCGCGATTCCGCTGAAACTCCAGCGCCGCATTCAGGTCATACGCCCGCTGTGTTCCAAACTCATCCACCTGAACCGAGTGGTCGATCACCAACTCCGCCGGCTGCAGCGGATTGATCTTCTCCGGATCACCCCCCAGCGTCTTCATGGCATCCCGCATCGCAGCCAGATCGACAACCGCAGGCACGCCGGTAAAGTCCTGCATCAGCACCCGCGCCGGCATGTACGCAATCTCTCGCGAAGGCTCCGCATTCGGATCCCAGCAAGCCAGAAACTGAATGTCTTCCGCAGTCACAGTGCGGCCATCCTCATGCCGCAGCAGGTTCTCCAGCAGAATTCGCAGCGAGAAGGGAAGTCGGCCAAGATCGATGCCCGTCCCCTCCAGCGCCTTCAGTCGAAACAGGTCGTACGTGGTCTTCCCTACAGCGAGTGTGGACAAGCTCTTGAACGAATCAGGATGCGATTGGGTCGGCATGGTATCTTCTCCGAGGCGCGCTCTTGGAAGCGCGATGGTTGGGGCCGTGGTCACATCTTCGAACCGCAGACGGCGACGGCTGAAGCCTATCAAGTTTTCAGGGGAGGGGTCGAACTAGCAGCGACCGCGGTCAGGGCGACCGTGGCGAAAGCGCTTCGTGTTGGGAAGACAGCCTGCCATCAAACTAATTTTACTGCGTCCCGGCCGGTTGCGGTAAAGCGCCTGACCCTCCCACCATAGGGTGATTGCAAAACGCATCAGGCGCGCGTCCAAGGCGTCGCAACTAGCAGACTCCACAGCATTACGCGCGGCATTGGCCATCGCGTAATCAGCCGCAAAACCGTAATGTTTAGAAAAGTGCATCTCATTCAAGAAGTTCGTGTTTATACCAGCAGCAGGTACGAGGAGACTGGCAGTATGTACAAATCATTTCCCAAATTCTTTCTAGGTATGGCACTTGGCACTGCATCACTTGCGGCAACAGTGACACTCTCAGGCTGTCACAAAGGCGTCGAGCCCGCCGCCATCCCCGACAACTCCGGCCCCGACCCTGCTGATGCCAACGTGGCTCCGGTAGACAACAGCCAGCCCCAGGCTGCACCTGCCCCACAACCCGTGCAGGGAAGAGTCCTCGGCATCCGCTCCCAGTCCACGCCCGAGCAAAGCTCCGAGCAGTACGCTCCGCAAGCAGACTCTCCGCCTCAAAACGAAGCCTACACCGCCGCCCAGAGCGCCCAGCCCCCCGTTCAGAACTACGACCAGAACTATGATCAGAACTACGACTACAACGCCCCCAACAACTACGATGAGTCTCAGGTAGACGCCGGCCAGCAGGCGCTCGAAGAGGCCAATGAGCCTCCCCCACCCCTCCCCCAATACGAGCAGCCCGAAGCCCCTGCGCCCAACTACCTCTGGACGCCCGGCTACTGGGGATACGCAC contains:
- the acnA gene encoding aconitate hydratase, with product MPTQSHPDSFKSLSTLAVGKTTYDLFRLKALEGTGIDLGRLPFSLRILLENLLRHEDGRTVTAEDIQFLACWDPNAEPSREIAYMPARVLMQDFTGVPAVVDLAAMRDAMKTLGGDPEKINPLQPAELVIDHSVQVDEFGTQRAYDLNAALEFQRNRERYAFLKWGQTAFDNFSAVPPGMGICHQVNLEYLARVVFTTTPDAQGKIFAYPDTLVGTDSHTTMVNGLGVLGWGVGGIEAEAAMLGQPVSMLVPQVVGFKLTGKLKEGTTATDLVLTVTEMLRKLGVVGKFVEFYGSGIAELPLADRATIANMAPEYGATCGIFPVDAETLRYLRLTGRSEEQIALVEAYYREQGLFHTADAKEAVYSATIALDLATVESSVAGPKRPQDRVALSQAGASFKEQLPGLLGPNGNKHVIRQMVRWEGEGGTASESGDLSSSVGASAPVVEAPVVPVITISDETIPQLEAPHVSIRSRFGVDPDQYLDHGSIVIAAITSCTNTSNPYVMMAAGLLAKKAVEKGLSTPPWVKTSLAPGSRVVTDYYVKAGLMPYLDQLRFQVVGYGCTTCIGNSGPLPTDVSKSIEDHGLVAVSVLSGNRNFEGRISPEVRANYLMSPPLVVAYALAGHIAHNFETEALGRDLDGKPVFLRDIWPTQAEVSAVVNSSIDSEMFRRQYSTVSEGDNNWKSLKFPDGETYGWEPDSTYIRKAPYFDGMPAAPAPVGDIHGARVLAVLGDSVTTDHISPAGSIKLNGPAGKYLTEHGVKPSDFNSYGSRRGNHEVMVRGTFANVRLRNKLAPGTEGGVTRLLPEDVPMSIYDASVEYAKRGTPLAILAGKEYGSGSSRDWAAKGPRLLGIKFVIAESYERIHRSNLVGMGILPLQFLPGQNVESLHLTGEELFAIGDAPGLLKAMLDGKFSDGKVVTVFAESDLGKTIEFSATVRIDTPQEILYYQNGGILQYVLRQLAGKVPASA